Proteins co-encoded in one Populus trichocarpa isolate Nisqually-1 chromosome 10, P.trichocarpa_v4.1, whole genome shotgun sequence genomic window:
- the LOC18102465 gene encoding LOW QUALITY PROTEIN: plastid-lipid-associated protein 6, chloroplastic (The sequence of the model RefSeq protein was modified relative to this genomic sequence to represent the inferred CDS: inserted 1 base in 1 codon; deleted 1 base in 1 codon; substituted 2 bases at 2 genomic stop codons), with translation MAAVCSPLYPPAFLSSSSSVKCKLPIKIHTVKRTSLTPHVTRIGHDGSYINHLQRSVVLRSALDEVPVLDPGKPAIQQSHFLCEXELLTSSAVSGLNRGLAASEDDQLKADVAAKQLEAVGGLVDLSNDIDKLQGRWKLIYSSAFXTLGGSRPGPPTGRLLPISLIDSLPHDRLLLVFQRIDVQGKDFDNIVELELGAPWPLQSVEVTATLATNLSSXVDECFEKTTVKTTGNLSHLPPLEVPRIPDAFRPPSITGSGEFEATYLDADTRVTRGELRVFVIS, from the exons ATGGCAGCTGTATGCTCTCCT CTTTACCCTCCAGCatttctctcctcctcctcttctgtAAAATGTAAACTTCCAATCAAAATCCACACTGTAAAAAGAACTTCACTGACCCCACATGTAACTCGAATTGGACATGACGGTTCTTATATAAACCATCTACAGAGAAGTGTTGTTTTGAGGTCAGCTCTTGATGAAGTTCCTGTTCTAGACCCAGGAAAACCAGCAATCCAGCAATCTCATTTTCTCTGTGAATGAGAGCTGCTTACCTCT AGTGCTGTTTCTGGCCTGAACAGAGGTCTTGCTGCTAGTGAAGATGATCAACTGAAGGCAGATGTTGCTGCCAAGCAGCTTGAAGCTGTGGGAGGGCTGGTTGATCTCTCAAATGATATCGATAAGCTGCAAGGGAGATGGAAGCTTATATATAGCAGTGCAT TCACCCTAGGTGGAAGTCGTCCTGGACCTCCCACTGGAAGGCTGCTCCCCATAAGTCTGATAGATAGCCTGCCACATGACAGGCTACTTCTT GTATTCCAACGAATCGATGTCCAAGGCAAAGATTTCGACAACATCGTAGAGCTTGAATTAGGAGCTCCATGGCCCCTACAATCTGTTGAAGTGACTGCCACTTTGGCCACTAATTTGAGCTCATAGGTTG ACGAATGCTTCGAGAAAACAACTGTTAAGACAACTGGGAACTTATCACATCTTCCGCCATTAGAAGTACCTCGAATTCCAGATGCATTCAGGCCTCCATCTATTACTGGAAGTGGTGAGTTTGAAGCTACCTACCTTGATGCTGATACCCGTGTGACAAGAGGAGAGCTTCGAGTTTTTGTGATCTCGTAA